Genomic window (bacterium):
TTTTTCTTCCCGTTGCGGAAAAGCTGACGAGCCGATCGGAAACGGAAGTTCTCCAGATTCGGATCATCATCGAGGGGGTTCTCATGATCCAGGAGGGGAACAACCCGCGTCTCCTGGAGCAGCGCCTGAACGCGCACCTCCAGCCCGAACAGCGCATCCAGCACTTCGAGCGGATGCTCCGGCGGGAAAAACAGCAACAGACGGAAAGCTAAACGATGGCAAATGCAAGACCCAAAAGAGACGAGGGCGGCGGCGACGAGTGGCTCATGACCTTCGGGGACATGATGGCCCTCCTGTTGACCTTTTTCGTTCTGCTGATGGGGATATCGAGCCCCGATCCTGGCAAGTACAGCAAGGCGGTCAAGTCTATCCAGGAAGCGTTGGGCGCCTCTCTCTCCTCGAAAGAAAAACTCATGGTGGCCGAGAAGGAGTCGGAAGCCTCCTTTAATAACCTGGGAAGCCAGGTGTCGCAGGTCATCAAGGACGGAAACCTGCAAGATGTGGTCAAGGTGGAGGTGAACGAAAAAGGGGTGGTTCTCAACATCGTGGGCGGGGCGCTTTTCCGTGCCGGCTCGGCGACGCTGGAGAAAGGCATCCAGCCCCTTCTTCTGGATGTGGTCCAGACCATCCGGAAGCTGCCCTACCGGGTTATCGTGGAGGGCCACACGGACGACGTTCCCCCCAAGGGCGGGCCCTATCCCTCCAACTGGGAGCTCTCGGCCGCCCGCGCGGCCTCGGTCGTCCGTTTCATGATCAGCGAAGGCGGTGTGGCGGCGGATCGGTTTTCGGCGGTGGGCTATGCCGAATTCCGGCCCCTGTATGCCCTGACAAAAGAAAATCGGGCAAGGAACCGGAGAGTGGAGCTCATCATCTCCCGCGAGGGTGTCAGCCGGTGATGGATTTTTGAAACGCATTTCATGAAACGAGGTGAAAATGCCCGCGGATAAATTTGAGGATAGTTTCGACGACAGTTTTAGTTTTCCGGGAAAGGGTGACAAGGACCGCGCCCACATCCGATCCGCCGAAGCTTTCTCGGTTTATTTCATGCCCGTGTCGAAAGAAGAGTTCAAGGAATTCGGCCCGCTCTATTCCTCCCAACCGACGAACATGCGGCAGGAAGAGGGCCTTCCGGTGCCTTCGTCCAGAGAGGCGAAACTGACCAGCGCCGGCGCGCCGGATTCCGCCCTCTTGAGGATTCTCGAGCGCATCGAGGACAAGCTGGATCGTCTCCTCGTGGGAGGGGGCCTCGCGGAGGATCGCTCGAAGGGCCCTGCGTTTGAGATCGGAAGCTGCATTGACCTGTCGGCGTCCGGAGTGCGATTTTCCACCCGGTGGCCGCTCTCCAAGGGCTGGTACGTGAAAGTTATAATCACCACTCCCGAGGCACCGCCCACTACGGTGGTGGCCCTTGCGCGGGTCGTGCGCGTGGACAAGGAAGAAGAAGATTCCACCTATGATACGGCGTGCAACTTTGAGGCAATCCACGAGGAAGATCGGGAACGGCTCATCGCCTATATCTTCAAGCGGCAGAGGGAGATAGCGCGCCTTCGCCGTGGCGACGGCTGAGAGGGGCAAACATGGCGGAAGAAGAATTTGAAGTCCTAGGCAAGGACAGCGGACAGAACCGGGGCTTTGCGCGGACGGAAGAGCGTTTTCCGGTGGAATTCGAGATGATCACCGAACAGGAACTCCCCGCGTTCAAGAAGCTCTATGAATCGAAGCGGACCGTGGATCGCGAACAGCTCTCCGGGATGGGCGGAGAGGAAACGGATCAGTTTCTCGCGCTGGGCGCCAGCCAGTCCCAGATCCTGCTGTTCCAGAAAATCATGGGCGCCATCCGGCAGCTGGAGGAAAAACTGGACAACGTTCTCTCCGCGGTTTCCG
Coding sequences:
- a CDS encoding flagellar motor protein MotB, with product MANARPKRDEGGGDEWLMTFGDMMALLLTFFVLLMGISSPDPGKYSKAVKSIQEALGASLSSKEKLMVAEKESEASFNNLGSQVSQVIKDGNLQDVVKVEVNEKGVVLNIVGGALFRAGSATLEKGIQPLLLDVVQTIRKLPYRVIVEGHTDDVPPKGGPYPSNWELSAARAASVVRFMISEGGVAADRFSAVGYAEFRPLYALTKENRARNRRVELIISREGVSR
- a CDS encoding PilZ domain-containing protein codes for the protein MPADKFEDSFDDSFSFPGKGDKDRAHIRSAEAFSVYFMPVSKEEFKEFGPLYSSQPTNMRQEEGLPVPSSREAKLTSAGAPDSALLRILERIEDKLDRLLVGGGLAEDRSKGPAFEIGSCIDLSASGVRFSTRWPLSKGWYVKVIITTPEAPPTTVVALARVVRVDKEEEDSTYDTACNFEAIHEEDRERLIAYIFKRQREIARLRRGDG